A section of the Veillonella criceti genome encodes:
- a CDS encoding cation:proton antiporter, whose amino-acid sequence MLTSLGFILLGGAALAGLCRRIQLPTIIGLMLAGLLLGPQGYNCLDSTMLTISPDLRQMALLIILVKAGLAINLRDIWNLGRPLLMMSTVPVLLELVVLTYLGLTIFNLHGLEAVLLATAVCAVSPAVVVFRMIHLIEEKYGIAKKIPQLIMVASSLEDIVVVVVFSLVLTLVEAHVEAPEGLGALEAFGQVPVALVGGIILGLVSGFIVAYIAKYMSHSAPTISKAKILKLSRLLLHKDVQNIVNDKEKAKVKAKETRTVKEFLVTPQQATLLLTVIVAVSFVLVAISNWLKPLVSVSGLLAIMIMASVVKGQVSYELGQMLNRMVNQLWIPIEIILFVLVGAAIDTTYMLSMSGMLIAVIALGLVGRTMGVVISLWKTPLNRKERAYCAISYAPKATVQAAIGGIPLALGLSSGPLVLAASAMAIVITSPIGAICMDYFYKRWLTYDGQER is encoded by the coding sequence GTGTTAACCTCTTTAGGTTTTATTTTATTAGGTGGGGCAGCTCTAGCAGGGCTGTGCCGCCGTATTCAACTGCCTACAATTATAGGGCTTATGTTAGCAGGGTTACTATTAGGTCCTCAAGGGTATAATTGCTTAGATAGCACGATGCTAACGATTTCGCCAGACTTACGACAAATGGCATTGCTTATTATTTTAGTTAAGGCTGGCTTAGCGATTAATTTACGAGATATTTGGAATTTAGGGCGTCCCTTACTGATGATGTCTACCGTGCCTGTTTTGTTGGAGCTTGTTGTCTTAACTTATTTGGGATTAACTATTTTCAATTTACATGGATTAGAGGCCGTATTACTGGCTACAGCTGTATGTGCCGTTTCACCAGCCGTAGTTGTATTTCGAATGATTCATCTAATTGAAGAAAAATATGGTATTGCTAAAAAAATTCCCCAATTAATTATGGTAGCTTCTTCATTAGAAGATATTGTCGTTGTAGTGGTGTTTTCACTTGTGTTGACATTAGTAGAAGCTCATGTAGAAGCTCCTGAGGGTTTAGGGGCTCTGGAAGCTTTTGGTCAAGTGCCAGTGGCCTTAGTTGGAGGGATTATATTGGGCTTAGTAAGTGGCTTTATTGTAGCGTATATTGCTAAATATATGAGTCATAGTGCACCAACTATCTCTAAAGCTAAGATACTGAAGTTGAGTAGGCTATTATTACATAAGGACGTACAAAATATAGTTAATGACAAAGAAAAAGCTAAAGTAAAAGCTAAAGAGACTAGGACCGTTAAAGAATTTTTAGTAACACCTCAACAAGCAACGCTATTGTTAACTGTTATTGTAGCCGTTTCATTTGTATTAGTCGCTATAAGTAATTGGTTAAAACCTTTGGTATCTGTTTCAGGATTGTTAGCTATTATGATTATGGCTAGCGTTGTAAAAGGGCAAGTATCTTATGAACTGGGGCAAATGCTAAATCGTATGGTAAACCAACTTTGGATTCCTATAGAGATTATTTTATTTGTATTGGTGGGGGCTGCTATTGATACAACCTATATGCTTAGTATGAGTGGTATGTTAATAGCCGTGATTGCTCTTGGTTTAGTAGGGCGTACGATGGGGGTAGTTATTTCATTATGGAAGACTCCATTAAATCGAAAGGAAAGAGCGTATTGTGCTATTTCCTATGCACCGAAAGCGACCGTGCAGGCTGCTATTGGAGGGATTCCTTTAGCATTGGGTCTTTCGAGTGGTCCTTTAGTACTAGCAGCTTCGGCCATGGCCATTGTAATAACTTCGCCAATAGGAGCGATTTGTATGGATTATTTTTATAAACGATGGCTTACCTATGATGGACAGGAGCGATAG
- a CDS encoding thiamine diphosphokinase has product MKKHCAIVLGGLFSTLDGIDTADFIIACDRGYAYLKEYNLEPDLMVGDFDSYHGVVTEGIPTLDLPTMKDDTDTMAAIRYALDNEYLDLTLYCAFGGRFDHLMGNVQAAMYAASRGAVVRMVNQDTDSYFINHGELIIEPREDCSLSVLAMTDECKNVTVTGTTYELTNATLKNTFPIGVSNEWQGTAHIKVGEGILMVSMVNI; this is encoded by the coding sequence ATGAAAAAACATTGTGCCATTGTATTAGGGGGCTTATTTTCCACCTTAGACGGAATTGATACAGCTGATTTTATTATTGCTTGTGATAGAGGGTATGCGTATTTAAAAGAGTATAATTTAGAGCCGGATTTAATGGTGGGCGACTTTGATTCGTATCATGGTGTTGTCACTGAGGGGATTCCAACTCTTGATTTACCAACGATGAAAGATGATACGGATACGATGGCTGCTATTCGGTATGCTTTAGATAATGAATATTTAGATCTAACCTTATATTGTGCTTTTGGTGGACGTTTTGATCATTTAATGGGTAATGTACAGGCGGCTATGTATGCAGCAAGCCGAGGCGCTGTAGTGCGTATGGTTAATCAAGATACGGATAGTTATTTTATTAATCATGGTGAACTTATTATCGAACCAAGAGAAGATTGTTCATTATCTGTATTAGCTATGACTGATGAATGTAAAAATGTTACTGTCACTGGCACAACGTATGAACTAACAAATGCTACGTTAAAAAATACATTCCCTATTGGTGTGAGCAATGAGTGGCAAGGTACCGCTCATATTAAAGTGGGCGAAGGTATTTTAATGGTATCTATGGTGAATATTTAA
- a CDS encoding DoxX family protein: MNILLKNLFRYQDNGLLFYRIVFGLSMMAHGYLKFAGGEQSLYGVGSMLGVFGITGGYLVLGAMAAAAELIGGLLVVLGLATRLGALLIIGTLFVATVLALGNGFFAWDYPSQMMFGAIMLLIAGPGRFSMDHKLAHKG, encoded by the coding sequence ATGAATATTTTATTGAAGAATTTATTCCGGTATCAAGATAATGGTTTGTTGTTTTATCGCATTGTATTTGGCTTATCTATGATGGCTCATGGGTATTTGAAATTTGCTGGTGGGGAACAGTCTTTATACGGCGTAGGCAGTATGTTAGGTGTGTTTGGCATTACTGGCGGTTATCTAGTGCTTGGTGCTATGGCAGCGGCTGCTGAATTAATCGGTGGTTTATTAGTTGTATTAGGATTGGCTACTCGTTTGGGAGCTTTACTTATTATTGGCACATTATTTGTAGCTACAGTGTTAGCTTTAGGTAATGGCTTCTTTGCTTGGGATTATCCATCTCAAATGATGTTTGGTGCTATTATGTTGTTAATTGCTGGCCCTGGTCGTTTCAGTATGGACCACAAATTAGCGCATAAAGGCTAA
- a CDS encoding Rrf2 family transcriptional regulator, with the protein MQISSRFTIAVHIFTCIAIAEKNYKVTSKFLAGSINVNPVIIRNIVLMLKAHGLVDSRQGSSGIKIAKCPSEITLLDIFNAVDSLDNGQLFSFHENPAKDCPVGNHIHDVLDYRLIQIQNALERELKSITLASVIEEAEAQIEKDNQTEEN; encoded by the coding sequence ATGCAAATATCCAGTCGTTTTACAATAGCGGTTCATATTTTTACTTGTATCGCTATTGCCGAGAAGAATTATAAAGTAACTAGTAAATTTTTAGCTGGCAGTATTAATGTGAATCCAGTAATTATTCGTAATATTGTGCTTATGCTAAAGGCTCATGGCCTTGTTGATTCACGTCAAGGGAGTTCTGGTATTAAGATTGCCAAATGCCCTTCGGAGATTACGTTGTTAGATATTTTTAATGCTGTAGATTCTTTGGATAATGGTCAATTATTTAGTTTTCATGAAAATCCGGCTAAAGATTGTCCTGTAGGTAATCATATTCATGATGTATTGGATTATCGTTTAATTCAAATTCAAAATGCATTGGAGCGTGAATTAAAGAGTATTACCTTGGCTTCGGTTATTGAAGAGGCTGAAGCACAAATTGAAAAAGATAATCAAACTGAAGAAAATTAA
- a CDS encoding NAD(P)-dependent oxidoreductase, giving the protein MKIAVVSSNGKVGRLVVAEALRRGFEVTGFARSENKSEATQFVKKDIFDITAADLAGFDAVVDAFGTFAPETLELHTKSLMHLADAVANTNTRLLVVGGAGSLYVNKEHTTQLLDTPEFPKEYYPLAKAQTDELVELRKRNDVKWTFVSPAAEFDPEGKRTGEYILGGEEFTLNERGESVVSYADYAVAMIDEIEKGNHIQQRISVVGK; this is encoded by the coding sequence ATGAAAATTGCAGTTGTTAGTTCTAATGGTAAAGTAGGTCGTTTAGTAGTGGCTGAAGCACTTCGTCGTGGCTTTGAAGTGACTGGGTTTGCGCGTAGCGAAAATAAATCAGAAGCTACGCAGTTTGTGAAAAAAGATATTTTTGATATTACGGCTGCTGATTTAGCTGGTTTTGATGCTGTTGTTGATGCATTTGGTACTTTTGCACCAGAAACATTAGAATTACACACTAAGTCATTGATGCATTTAGCAGATGCTGTTGCTAATACTAATACACGCTTATTGGTAGTTGGTGGTGCTGGTAGTTTATATGTAAATAAAGAACACACAACTCAGTTATTAGATACTCCAGAGTTTCCAAAAGAATACTATCCATTAGCAAAAGCACAAACAGATGAATTAGTAGAACTTCGCAAACGTAATGATGTGAAATGGACATTTGTAAGTCCTGCTGCAGAGTTTGATCCAGAAGGGAAGCGCACTGGTGAATATATCTTAGGTGGCGAAGAGTTTACTCTTAATGAACGTGGTGAAAGTGTTGTTAGTTATGCTGATTACGCAGTGGCTATGATAGATGAAATTGAAAAAGGTAATCATATACAACAACGTATTAGTGTAGTCGGTAAATAA
- a CDS encoding TerC family protein, which translates to MEFLELSTWIMIGKIIVVDILLAGDNAVVIGMAVSKLEPRLREKAIMWGTFGAIAMRLIFATILVEALEYIPGLHFIGGLVLLWIAFHLLIGDDDNANIESKDSLRGAIVTIIVADAMMSIDNVIGVVGAAKGHLELVVVGMLITVPLLIYGSRLLARIINKYPIILWAGGSLLAWVASEMVTAEPLLKPYIAGYERLIEIGGVVLVVVATLIVKRLRKSKTIAE; encoded by the coding sequence ATGGAATTTTTAGAATTAAGCACATGGATTATGATTGGGAAAATCATAGTTGTCGACATTTTATTAGCAGGGGATAATGCTGTTGTTATTGGGATGGCTGTAAGTAAGCTAGAGCCTAGACTGCGTGAAAAGGCCATTATGTGGGGGACATTTGGTGCTATTGCAATGCGTTTAATCTTTGCCACGATCTTAGTAGAGGCGTTGGAATATATACCGGGATTACACTTTATTGGTGGTTTAGTATTGCTCTGGATTGCGTTTCACTTATTGATTGGCGATGATGATAATGCCAATATTGAAAGTAAAGATTCTTTGCGTGGGGCGATTGTCACTATCATTGTAGCGGATGCCATGATGAGTATTGATAATGTAATTGGTGTAGTAGGGGCGGCTAAAGGGCATTTAGAATTGGTCGTTGTGGGCATGTTAATTACCGTTCCATTATTGATTTACGGGTCTCGTTTATTAGCTCGTATCATTAATAAATATCCAATTATTCTTTGGGCTGGTGGTAGTTTACTTGCTTGGGTAGCTAGTGAAATGGTAACCGCTGAACCGTTATTGAAACCATATATTGCTGGTTATGAACGATTGATTGAAATTGGTGGTGTAGTATTAGTTGTAGTAGCTACTTTGATTGTAAAACGGTTACGAAAATCTAAAACAATAGCTGAATAA
- a CDS encoding nitroreductase yields MTIADDMLQLMETRRSIRSFKPDAVPKELIDKVIKAGTYAATGMGKQSPIIVAVTNKELRNQLAKRNAKIMGTDMDPFYGAPVVLIVLAAKERPTHVYDGTLVMGNLMLAAHALGLGSCWIHRAKEEFESFEGQALLKSLGIEGDYEGIGHCVIGYVKGVEPKASPRKENWVYYVE; encoded by the coding sequence ATGACAATAGCTGATGATATGTTACAGTTGATGGAAACTAGGCGTAGTATTCGTAGCTTTAAGCCCGATGCAGTACCAAAGGAATTAATTGATAAAGTGATTAAAGCAGGTACGTATGCAGCGACTGGTATGGGTAAACAATCGCCGATTATTGTAGCCGTTACTAATAAAGAATTGCGTAATCAATTAGCAAAGCGCAATGCAAAGATTATGGGAACTGATATGGATCCATTTTATGGGGCACCAGTTGTGCTTATCGTATTGGCTGCTAAAGAACGACCAACTCATGTATATGATGGCACCCTTGTTATGGGAAATTTAATGTTAGCTGCTCATGCTTTAGGCCTTGGCAGTTGTTGGATTCATCGAGCTAAAGAGGAATTTGAATCTTTTGAAGGCCAAGCATTACTGAAATCGTTGGGCATTGAAGGAGACTATGAAGGAATTGGGCATTGTGTAATTGGTTATGTAAAAGGGGTAGAACCTAAAGCAAGTCCTCGTAAAGAAAATTGGGTATATTATGTAGAATAA
- a CDS encoding ACT domain-containing protein produces the protein MQLKVIKNTLAVCKVADYSDVNWQDEFVFIGKTDEENSLVCSVKYVPQNATQVDTTWRAVRIEGELDFALIGILSKLSTILAEAKIGIFAVSTYNTDYILVKEENFENALTVLSQNGYEISR, from the coding sequence ATGCAATTAAAAGTAATTAAAAATACCTTAGCTGTTTGTAAAGTAGCTGATTACAGTGATGTTAATTGGCAAGATGAGTTTGTTTTTATTGGTAAGACAGATGAAGAGAATTCATTAGTATGCTCGGTAAAATATGTTCCGCAGAATGCCACTCAAGTAGATACGACTTGGCGTGCTGTTCGAATTGAAGGCGAACTTGATTTTGCATTAATTGGGATTCTATCTAAATTATCTACAATTTTAGCGGAAGCGAAGATTGGAATTTTTGCTGTATCTACCTATAATACAGATTATATTTTAGTTAAAGAAGAAAACTTTGAAAATGCCTTAACTGTATTAAGTCAAAATGGATATGAGATAAGTCGCTAA
- a CDS encoding transcription repressor NadR — translation MKKTERRRQQLLTMLSHSLAPITGENLAQTFNVTRQIIVNDIAHLRADGYPITSTVKGYAMCNTPTQGILRTITCHHTAADVRTELSTIIQLGGIIHTVSVTHDVYGELTAPLPINNLTDIDIFLNKQKKSSSGLLSKLNNGVHTHLIETQTLEDMDAIIKALDKLHFLII, via the coding sequence ATGAAAAAGACAGAACGACGACGTCAACAATTATTAACTATGCTAAGCCACAGTTTGGCACCTATCACTGGTGAAAATCTAGCCCAAACATTTAATGTAACAAGACAAATTATTGTCAATGATATCGCCCATCTACGAGCTGATGGCTATCCTATTACGTCTACAGTCAAAGGTTATGCCATGTGTAATACCCCCACACAAGGTATTTTACGGACAATTACATGCCATCATACGGCGGCTGATGTTCGCACCGAACTAAGTACCATTATCCAATTAGGTGGCATTATTCATACTGTATCCGTTACCCACGATGTATATGGCGAATTAACAGCACCTCTCCCCATCAACAATTTAACCGATATAGATATCTTTTTAAACAAACAAAAAAAATCTTCCAGTGGCCTATTATCTAAATTAAATAATGGTGTACATACTCATCTTATTGAAACACAAACCCTCGAAGATATGGACGCCATCATTAAGGCGTTAGATAAATTACATTTTTTAATTATTTAA